The proteins below are encoded in one region of bacterium:
- a CDS encoding T9SS type A sorting domain-containing protein, whose translation MRRFLSLIVGTQFIMFSIVNATNVSGIISTNTVWNTTGSPYIVTGNVLVDTLVTLTIQPGVEVKVNEAKYIMVKGILRAIGTSSDSIIITKNGTAGWSRLWLRTASICSLKYCRIEYADSTAIYNDDNGSFYVGYCTISNNPVPSMMPSVYCINNYKGSAVIINSTISNNSGAINTSEGNYGSAIIVGNTITNNSGYYGILSNYSNSGSAIISGNIVSNTSGTGIYNWMGTGKIVGNTIIGNTRGGIYNVCVIDSLTIAGNTISNNGSANDENFGSIYSKSDSLPDFPHLLTIRYNRITDTTYSAIHLKSNFNTLIRTNNIYATGYTFYNNDTLDIDVKYNYLNSLNTDTIDAKIYDYYDDFSKGKVLYQPFLNTPFIDTTAPSAPINLTSTKLAGSKFRINWTNPADSSGIAIYYYKVGSAPTFNFDISGVFYSIPDTLFSTGGELYVWLQDGSGNLNYQNNTSVMLGIEESSELKVKSLELQISKNPFIKSTTIKFSVGNRHVCSLKIYDITGNCVKTLVNEKKDAGNYEASFDTKGLASGIYFAKLSAGNISINKKLILMK comes from the coding sequence ATGAGAAGATTTTTAAGTTTGATTGTAGGAACACAATTTATTATGTTCTCAATCGTAAATGCCACCAATGTAAGCGGCATTATTAGCACAAATACAGTATGGAACACGACAGGCAGTCCATATATTGTTACGGGAAATGTCTTAGTAGATACTTTAGTTACATTAACAATTCAGCCGGGAGTTGAAGTAAAGGTTAATGAAGCAAAATATATAATGGTCAAGGGAATTTTAAGGGCAATCGGGACATCGAGCGATTCGATTATAATAACAAAGAACGGGACTGCAGGGTGGAGCAGGTTATGGTTAAGAACAGCATCAATATGTAGTCTTAAATATTGCAGGATTGAATATGCAGATAGTACCGCTATATATAATGATGACAATGGTTCTTTTTATGTTGGTTATTGCACCATTTCTAATAATCCGGTACCATCAATGATGCCATCTGTATATTGTATCAATAATTATAAAGGTTCAGCCGTAATAATTAATAGTACTATTTCTAATAACTCTGGAGCTATTAACACCTCTGAAGGTAATTATGGTTCAGCCATAATAGTTGGAAACACTATTACTAATAACTCAGGTTATTATGGTATCCTTAGTAATTATTCTAATTCCGGCTCAGCTATAATATCCGGCAATATTGTTTCTAACACCTCAGGTACGGGTATCTATAATTGGATGGGGACAGGTAAAATAGTTGGAAACACTATTATCGGTAATACAAGAGGAGGAATTTATAATGTTTGTGTTATTGATTCGCTCACAATAGCCGGCAACACTATTTCTAATAATGGATCTGCTAACGATGAGAATTTTGGTAGTATTTATAGTAAGTCTGATAGCTTGCCTGATTTTCCGCATTTACTTACGATTCGTTATAATAGAATAACTGATACCACTTATTCTGCCATACATCTCAAATCCAATTTTAATACTCTTATTCGCACAAACAATATTTATGCTACCGGGTACACTTTTTACAATAATGATACGCTTGATATAGATGTAAAATATAATTATTTAAATAGCTTAAATACCGATACAATTGATGCTAAGATTTATGACTACTATGACGATTTTAGCAAAGGAAAAGTATTATATCAACCATTCCTTAATACACCGTTTATTGATACAACAGCCCCTTCTGCTCCTATTAATCTGACTTCTACAAAGCTTGCCGGGTCTAAGTTTAGAATCAACTGGACAAATCCTGCTGATTCAAGCGGTATTGCAATATATTATTACAAGGTAGGTTCAGCACCTACCTTTAATTTTGATATAAGCGGCGTGTTCTATTCTATCCCGGATACTCTGTTCTCAACCGGAGGAGAACTTTATGTATGGCTGCAAGATGGCAGTGGAAATTTGAATTATCAAAATAATACATCCGTTATGCTGGGAATAGAAGAGAGTTCAGAGTTGAAAGTAAAAAGTTTAGAGTTACAAATAAGTAAAAACCCGTTTATCAAATCAACAACGATAAAATTTAGTGTAGGGAACAGACATGTCTGTTCCTTAAAGATTTACGATATAACCGGCAATTGCGTTAAAACATTAGTAAATGAGAAAAAAGATGCCGGAAATTATGAAGCGAGTTTTGATACAAAAGGGTTGGCATCGGGAATTTACTTTGCTAAATTAAGCGCAGGGAACATTAGCATAAATAAAAAATTGATTTTGATGAAGTAA
- a CDS encoding T9SS type A sorting domain-containing protein, producing MRNKKFCGMVVLLLGIVYNTANAKYPGWTNYTSGMDVNAVASEGNTIWVGTSSGLVSIDATTGNMEFYNHANSGMPDNYVFAIGIEGSVKWIGTPSGLVKFDGTNWTVYTMANSGIPQDYVFSIAIEGNVKWLGTWGKGLVKFDGTNWTVYNKTNSGLPDNLIQAIAIEGNIKWIGTDAGGLVKFDGTNWTVYNSSNSGLPYDDINAIAIEGSTKWIGTYYEGLASFDGTTWTTYFTGNSGMPHNNVTSIAIDGNVKWIGTNYALAAFDGTNWTIYDYDNIPCLPNNQAVDPEFFIVAVNGTTKWIGCLLYDQRNMANYAMGVVFKFDGANWTMYKTGNSGLPCDFVYSIAIEGTTGAKWIGTGSGLTSYDGTNWTLYDESNSALPYFAITIPAIAISGSTKWIGTDMYGVAKFDGATWTLYDTENSGLPDDRIITLATEGTTVWIGTYSGLIKYDGATWTVYDTSNSGLPDNNIIEIAIEGSTKWIGTPSGLVKFDGTNWTVYNTSNSGLPGNSIFSVAIEGNIKWIGTAYGLAKLSGTSWTTYNTSNSGIPNNGVTNIAIEGTTKWIATGYGLAKFTGTNWTVYKQSNSGLPNDEYISTIAIEGNMKWIGTLNGGGLTTYTETGIEEQTNLDFGMRNADLRISQNPFIKSTVISYTVPPNNYYTNTLLTNVQLTIHDLSGREVRKLVSGIQKAGSYEVSFNAKGLVSGIYFVKLNAGNISISKKLILMK from the coding sequence ATGAGGAATAAAAAGTTTTGTGGAATGGTTGTTTTACTACTTGGAATTGTTTATAATACTGCAAATGCGAAATACCCGGGATGGACGAATTATACAAGCGGGATGGATGTTAACGCCGTTGCCAGCGAAGGGAATACAATATGGGTTGGAACTTCCAGCGGGTTAGTATCTATAGATGCAACTACTGGAAATATGGAGTTTTATAACCATGCGAATTCGGGTATGCCGGACAATTATGTTTTTGCAATAGGAATCGAAGGAAGCGTAAAATGGATTGGAACGCCTTCCGGATTAGTTAAGTTTGACGGGACTAACTGGACTGTCTATACTATGGCAAATTCAGGCATACCACAGGATTATGTTTTTTCAATAGCAATTGAAGGAAACGTAAAATGGCTTGGAACCTGGGGCAAGGGGTTGGTAAAATTTGACGGGACAAACTGGACTGTGTACAACAAGACTAATTCAGGTTTGCCGGATAATCTTATTCAGGCAATAGCAATCGAAGGAAATATAAAATGGATTGGAACAGATGCCGGTGGGTTGGTGAAGTTTGACGGGACGAACTGGACTGTTTATAATTCGAGTAATTCAGGTTTGCCTTATGATGATATTAATGCAATAGCTATAGAAGGAAGCACTAAATGGATTGGGACATACTATGAAGGATTGGCATCGTTTGACGGGACAACATGGACAACGTATTTTACAGGAAATTCCGGAATGCCGCACAATAACGTTACTTCAATAGCAATAGACGGAAACGTAAAATGGATTGGAACAAACTATGCATTAGCAGCGTTTGACGGGACAAATTGGACTATCTATGACTATGACAATATTCCATGTTTACCTAATAATCAGGCAGTTGACCCGGAATTTTTTATAGTTGCGGTAAATGGAACTACAAAATGGATTGGGTGTCTTCTTTATGACCAGCGTAATATGGCTAATTATGCAATGGGAGTCGTTTTTAAGTTTGATGGCGCAAACTGGACTATGTATAAGACAGGTAATTCGGGTTTGCCCTGTGATTTTGTTTATTCCATAGCAATTGAAGGCACGACTGGCGCAAAATGGATTGGAACGGGTTCCGGATTAACAAGCTATGACGGCACGAACTGGACATTATATGACGAAAGTAATTCGGCATTGCCTTATTTTGCAATAACTATCCCCGCTATAGCAATAAGCGGAAGCACAAAATGGATTGGAACGGATATGTATGGAGTAGCTAAGTTTGATGGAGCAACATGGACTTTGTATGATACGGAAAATTCCGGATTGCCTGATGACCGGATTATAACTCTTGCAACAGAAGGAACAACTGTATGGATTGGAACTTACAGTGGATTAATAAAATATGATGGCGCAACATGGACTGTTTATGATACGAGTAATTCAGGATTGCCGGATAATAATATTATTGAAATAGCAATTGAAGGAAGCACTAAATGGATTGGAACGCCCTCGGGATTAGTAAAGTTTGATGGGACGAACTGGACTGTGTATAACACGAGTAATTCAGGTTTGCCGGGTAACTCTATTTTCTCCGTAGCAATAGAGGGGAACATAAAATGGATTGGAACAGCTTATGGCTTGGCAAAACTTAGCGGAACAAGCTGGACTACTTACAATACGAGTAATTCGGGAATACCAAATAATGGAGTTACCAACATTGCAATTGAAGGAACAACCAAATGGATTGCGACGGGATATGGATTGGCAAAATTTACCGGAACAAACTGGACTGTTTATAAACAAAGTAATTCCGGATTACCTAATGATGAGTATATTTCGACTATTGCAATAGAAGGAAATATGAAATGGATTGGAACATTAAATGGCGGCGGGTTGACAACTTATACGGAGACAGGGATAGAAGAACAGACAAATTTGGATTTTGGAATGCGGAACGCGGATTTGAGAATAAGTCAAAATCCGTTTATTAAATCAACGGTTATCAGTTATACCGTTCCACCGAATAACTATTATACTAATACACTATTAACGAATGTCCAATTAACTATTCACGATCTTTCAGGCAGAGAAGTCCGTAAACTTGTCAGTGGAATACAAAAAGCCGGGAGTTATGAAGTGAGTTTTAATGCAAAAGGGTTGGTATCAGGGATTTACTTTGTCAAGCTAAATGCAGGTAACATCAGTATAAGTAAGAAATTAATATTAATGAAATAA
- a CDS encoding efflux RND transporter permease subunit encodes MNIAKFSVNKRVTVTMMILIIVLFGFMSFSKLGLDLLPDIEYPTVYVITSYSGVSSREIEEQISKPIEEVVLSVKGVKSIKSTSEEGSSMVTVEFEWGTNLDFAAQDVRDMIGQIENYLPEEAGAPLVFKFSTSMMPAAFYGITGDCDLKELYNAVKDKVKDRLERLDGVASCALTGGRDREISVFIDETRLVSYGLGLTQILPMLQASNMNFSAGYLNRGYKEYSIRVEGEYKTLEDVKNTVIGNKNGVPIKIKDVGEVIDGNKDVRGYGRTQGKESVVMVVTKQGGANTVTVSDRINKEMEKIKETIPYNIKFHTIFDQGDMIKDITKNTSTSALEGCILAILFVFLFLTNWRPTLTIALAIPFSIIATFIAMNWAGYTLNVMTLAGIALASGMLVDDAVVVIESIYRKVEEGNDRKSAAVHGTNEVLMAVTASTLTTIAVFVPLAFATGVAGKMSRAFALTISFALLASLLIAFTVVPMLASILFKKKDSQIAWEKKFNEFREWYGRILQYSLNHKRKVLSIVGIVFVGTMFLIPFIGKEFMSSFDIPFIQAGLTMPVGTSLEETDRVALQIENAFKSIPEMETVTSFVGTSGSEHSAMEGAAIHKASIMGRLVDKKKRKRGAADVTVELRKKLPKIEGAKIDFSDVSSGMFGNTGAPIDIKIFGKDFPTLQDISSRIAHQIKDVRGVKEVDISMKEGKPELQIKIDKEKASLFGLTTYQIGQEVRTAVYGTVASRFRDKGEDININIKLNKIDVKEIQDIENIPIATPFGTTILLKQVANIIYTEGPVKIEREEQTRKVSVTANIEKRDVGGVAKDITKKIATIRKNIPAGYFIEFGGEFQKMNEAFFTLGIAFIFAILLVYMIMAALFESLMHPFVIMFTVPLGIIGMIWGLLLTHKSLSMTSVMGLIILVGIVVKNGIIFIDYANQLRARGMDIIEALISAGKIRLRPILITALATMSGMIPMAFRKGMGAEMMAPMAVVVIFGLLVSTALTLIVIPIIYTIFDGFAKRTGIRARKTMYGSK; translated from the coding sequence ATGAATATCGCAAAATTTTCAGTAAATAAAAGAGTGACCGTAACTATGATGATTCTTATCATAGTGTTGTTCGGTTTTATGTCGTTTAGTAAGTTGGGATTGGATTTACTTCCGGATATCGAGTATCCTACGGTTTATGTAATAACAAGTTACTCCGGCGTGTCTTCTCGTGAAATAGAAGAACAAATAAGTAAACCTATAGAAGAAGTCGTTTTAAGCGTAAAAGGCGTGAAATCGATAAAATCAACTTCGGAAGAAGGCTCTTCTATGGTAACGGTAGAATTTGAATGGGGCACCAATCTTGATTTTGCGGCTCAGGATGTCAGGGATATGATTGGACAGATAGAAAACTATCTTCCGGAAGAAGCAGGCGCTCCTTTAGTTTTTAAGTTCAGCACGTCTATGATGCCGGCGGCATTTTACGGAATTACCGGTGATTGTGATTTGAAAGAATTATACAATGCAGTTAAAGATAAGGTAAAAGACAGATTAGAAAGATTGGATGGAGTTGCTTCCTGTGCTCTGACCGGAGGACGGGACAGAGAAATAAGCGTTTTTATTGATGAAACAAGACTTGTTTCATATGGACTTGGGCTTACCCAGATTCTCCCGATGCTCCAGGCTTCCAATATGAATTTTAGCGCAGGATACCTGAATCGTGGATATAAAGAATATTCAATACGAGTCGAAGGAGAATATAAAACACTTGAAGACGTTAAGAATACGGTAATTGGAAATAAAAATGGAGTTCCCATAAAGATAAAGGATGTCGGGGAAGTTATAGATGGTAACAAAGACGTCAGGGGATACGGAAGAACACAGGGCAAAGAAAGTGTCGTTATGGTAGTAACCAAACAGGGTGGGGCAAATACAGTAACTGTTTCCGACAGAATCAATAAAGAAATGGAGAAAATTAAAGAGACTATCCCTTATAATATCAAATTCCACACAATATTTGACCAAGGGGATATGATAAAAGATATAACGAAAAATACCAGCACAAGCGCTCTTGAGGGGTGTATCCTTGCCATTTTATTTGTTTTCCTTTTCCTGACTAACTGGAGACCGACTTTAACAATAGCATTAGCTATTCCTTTTTCAATTATCGCTACCTTTATTGCTATGAATTGGGCAGGTTATACGCTTAACGTTATGACTCTTGCAGGTATAGCTCTTGCGTCGGGAATGTTGGTGGATGATGCCGTAGTTGTAATTGAAAGTATCTATAGAAAAGTAGAAGAAGGAAACGACCGTAAGAGTGCGGCAGTTCACGGCACTAATGAAGTTTTGATGGCGGTAACCGCCTCAACACTCACGACTATTGCGGTATTTGTCCCTCTTGCATTCGCTACCGGAGTGGCAGGCAAAATGTCCCGCGCTTTTGCGCTTACCATATCTTTCGCTCTTCTTGCGTCTCTCCTTATAGCTTTTACAGTAGTTCCAATGCTTGCTTCCATATTATTCAAAAAGAAAGATAGTCAAATCGCATGGGAGAAAAAATTTAATGAGTTTAGAGAATGGTATGGAAGAATTTTACAATATTCTCTCAATCACAAGAGAAAAGTTCTTTCAATTGTTGGTATAGTATTTGTTGGAACAATGTTTTTAATCCCGTTTATCGGTAAAGAATTTATGTCTTCTTTTGACATACCTTTTATTCAGGCAGGACTTACAATGCCTGTGGGAACTTCACTCGAAGAAACGGATAGAGTTGCTCTCCAGATTGAGAATGCCTTTAAATCCATTCCCGAAATGGAAACAGTAACTTCATTCGTAGGTACTAGTGGTTCGGAACATTCTGCTATGGAAGGTGCGGCAATACATAAAGCATCAATAATGGGAAGATTGGTGGATAAAAAGAAACGTAAGAGAGGCGCTGCGGATGTTACGGTTGAACTCAGGAAAAAATTACCTAAAATAGAAGGCGCAAAAATAGATTTTTCCGATGTAAGCAGTGGAATGTTCGGCAATACGGGCGCTCCAATAGATATAAAAATATTCGGTAAAGATTTTCCAACTCTTCAGGATATTTCCTCACGAATTGCCCACCAGATAAAAGATGTAAGAGGAGTAAAAGAGGTAGACATCTCTATGAAAGAAGGAAAACCTGAATTACAAATAAAAATCGATAAAGAAAAAGCTTCTTTGTTCGGATTAACTACATACCAGATAGGACAGGAAGTCAGAACTGCCGTTTACGGTACTGTAGCTTCAAGATTCAGGGATAAAGGCGAAGATATAAACATAAATATAAAACTTAATAAAATTGATGTGAAAGAAATTCAGGATATTGAAAATATTCCCATTGCAACACCTTTTGGAACTACAATTCTTTTGAAACAGGTAGCAAACATAATTTATACCGAAGGTCCCGTTAAAATAGAAAGAGAGGAACAAACCAGAAAGGTTTCGGTTACGGCTAATATTGAAAAAAGAGATGTGGGCGGGGTTGCGAAAGACATTACGAAAAAGATTGCCACGATAAGGAAAAATATTCCTGCAGGCTATTTTATAGAATTTGGTGGCGAATTCCAGAAGATGAACGAAGCATTTTTCACATTGGGGATAGCTTTTATATTTGCTATATTACTTGTATATATGATAATGGCAGCTTTATTTGAGTCGTTGATGCATCCTTTTGTAATAATGTTTACGGTGCCGTTAGGAATTATAGGAATGATATGGGGATTGCTCCTTACACATAAATCCCTTTCAATGACATCGGTTATGGGGTTGATAATTCTTGTAGGTATTGTGGTAAAGAACGGTATTATATTTATAGATTATGCAAATCAGTTGAGAGCAAGAGGAATGGACATTATAGAAGCTCTTATTTCTGCGGGTAAAATAAGATTAAGACCGATTTTAATAACTGCATTGGCAACTATGTCAGGTATGATACCAATGGCGTTTAGAAAAGGTATGGGAGCAGAAATGATGGCGCCAATGGCAGTCGTAGTCATTTTTGGATTGCTGGTTTCTACGGCGCTCACTCTGATAGTTATTCCTATTATTTACACAATATTTGACGGCTTCGCAAAAAGAACCGGCATAAGAGCAAGAAAAACTATGTACGGGAGTAAGTAA
- a CDS encoding efflux RND transporter periplasmic adaptor subunit, which translates to MKKLVMWIVIIALVGLVGFRISEKFRKVKEKPAEVAEPTEVTVEIASYGSIAKTLPYIGNIVGSEQAYVFPVEETGKLIRYVAKEGSMVSKGDTIALIDRNIKGMDFKPAVINAPISGIVGNLNLDPGSMVAPGIPVAMVANINAVKVEINVPENDISYIKTGNKANIKVSSYPNDIFNGKLIKISPVLNPMSRTSQASIAILNPGHKLRPGMFANVDVIIKEDTNVIVIPAKAVVENGDKKVVFVLNGETAEMKEVSIGLENNDFVEILAGINLGEQIITLGNYGLTDKAKVKLIK; encoded by the coding sequence ATGAAAAAATTAGTAATGTGGATTGTAATAATTGCGCTTGTTGGACTTGTTGGATTTCGTATTTCGGAAAAGTTTAGAAAAGTAAAAGAAAAACCTGCAGAAGTTGCCGAACCTACGGAAGTAACCGTAGAAATCGCTTCTTATGGTTCCATTGCCAAAACTCTTCCTTATATAGGGAACATAGTTGGCAGTGAGCAGGCTTATGTTTTTCCCGTTGAAGAAACCGGGAAACTTATAAGATATGTTGCAAAGGAAGGGAGTATGGTTTCGAAAGGAGATACGATTGCTCTTATAGACCGTAACATAAAAGGTATGGATTTCAAACCTGCCGTTATTAACGCTCCTATATCCGGGATTGTGGGAAATTTAAATTTAGATCCCGGCTCTATGGTTGCTCCCGGAATTCCGGTAGCTATGGTTGCCAATATAAATGCGGTAAAAGTCGAAATAAATGTTCCGGAAAATGATATCTCTTACATAAAAACAGGCAATAAAGCGAATATTAAGGTTTCGTCATATCCAAATGATATCTTTAATGGGAAACTAATAAAAATAAGTCCTGTGCTTAATCCTATGAGCAGAACTTCTCAAGCAAGTATTGCCATTCTTAACCCGGGACATAAATTAAGACCCGGTATGTTTGCAAATGTAGATGTAATAATAAAGGAAGATACTAATGTTATAGTAATCCCTGCAAAAGCAGTTGTTGAAAACGGAGATAAAAAAGTCGTATTTGTTTTAAATGGAGAAACGGCTGAAATGAAAGAAGTTTCAATCGGGCTTGAAAACAACGATTTTGTTGAAATATTAGCAGGTATAAATTTAGGAGAACAAATAATTACTCTTGGAAATTACGGATTAACCGATAAGGCAAAAGTAAAACTTATAAAATAA